The Schistocerca cancellata isolate TAMUIC-IGC-003103 chromosome 4, iqSchCanc2.1, whole genome shotgun sequence genome contains a region encoding:
- the LOC126183544 gene encoding innexin inx3, whose translation MTVLGLASAVAGFVKVRYLLDRAVIDNVVFRCHYRVTSAILFLCCILCTANSLIGEPINCINDGAVACHVINTYCWITSTFTLPHQQGKPVGTHVAHPGLGNYVDEDNETHYHSYYQWVPFMLFFQGVLFYVPHWIWKNWEEGKVRLISDGMRGALATTNEDRRARQSRLVQYIIDTLHLHNFYASGYFFCEALNFVNVIGNIVFIDVFLGGAFMTYGTEVLSFSGRNQENRTDPMVVVFPRVTKCTFHKYGASGTIQKHDALCVLALNIINEKIYIFLWFWLIILAVLSGLALLYSLVIVVLPSVRETILKRRFRFGSPNGVTAIVEKMQIGDFLLLYLLGQNMNTIVFAEVLDELSQKLNDYIHNNMPTAPSTLELYPMYPPKEKFPKETEA comes from the exons ATGACTGTCCTTGGTCTGGCATCTGCTGTTGCTGGTTTTGTAAAAGTTCGGTATCTGCTTGACAGGGCAGTCATCGATAATGTTGTATTTCGCTGTCACTACAGAGTCACATCAGCAATTTTGTTCCTCTGCTGCATCCTGTGCACAGCTAACAGTCTTATAG GTGAGCCTATAAATTGTATAAATGATGGTGCTGTTGCTTGCCATGTTATCAATACATATTGCTGGATAACATCAACATTCACATTGCCTCATCAACAAGGAAAACCTGTTGGAACCCATGTTGCTCATCCAGGATTAGGCAATTATGTTGATGAAGATAATGAAACTCATTACCATTCTTATTACCAGTGGGTGCCATTTATGCTGTTCTTTCAG GGAGTTCTGTTCTATGTGCCACACTGGATTTGGAAAAACTGGGAGGAAGGAAAAGTACGTCTGATAAGTGATGGTATGCGTGGTGCTCTTGCTACCACAAATGAAGACCGACGTGCCAGGCAGTCACGCCTTGTGCAGTATATTATTGACACACTTCACTTGCATAATTTTTATGCTTCGGGCTACTTCTTTTGTGAAGCTCTTAATTTTGTTAATGTG ATTGGCAACATCGTATTCATTGATGTCTTCCTTGGAGGGGCTTTCATGACATATGGGACAGAAGTACTGAGTTTCTCAGGCCGCAATCAAGAAAATCGAACTGATCCTATGGTGGTAGTTTTCCCAAGAGTAACAAAGTGCACTTTCCACAAATATGGTGCCTCAG GAACTATTCAGAAACATGATGCTCTGTGTGTGCTGGCTCTGAATATAATCAATGAAAAGATATACATATTCCTATGGTTTTGGCTTATTATTCTGGCAGTTCTGTCAGGGCTTGCGCTCCTGTACAGCCTAGTTATTGTAGTTCTCCCATCAGTCAGGGAAACTATTCTTAAACGACGTTTCAGATTTGGGTCACCAAATGGTGTTACTGCTATTGTGGAAAAAATGCAA ATAGGAGACTTTCTGCTTCTGTACTTACTGGGACAGAACATGAACACTATTGTCTTCGCAGAAGTATTAGATGAATTAAGCCAGAAACTTAATGACTATATACACAACAACATGCCCACAGCACCATCAACATTGGAACTGTATCCCATGTATCCACCGAAAGAGAAGTTTCCTAAAGAAACTGAAgcttag